Sequence from the Herpetosiphon gulosus genome:
CGCCTGTCGCCACCGCTACGTCGAATGCAGTTGTCGCAACTACCCGTCCACAATCACCAACCCCACGGCCACGGGCAACCAATGTTGCCCCAACTGCACCACAAGCAACGACTGTACCGCCAACTAACACACCAGCACCGATTGATAGTGATGGTGATGGAGTTGCCGATGACAGTGATCCTTGTCCGAATGTAGCTGGGCCAAATGGCGGTTGTCCCGCACCAACCGATGTTCCACAGCCAACCGCAATCCCTGATTCCGATGGCGATACGATTCCTGATAACGTCGATAATTGTCCAACCGAACCAGGCGATCCATCACGGAACGGTTGTCCAAAACCACCACCAACCAATACACCACGCCCACCAACCTCGCCGCCACTACCACCAACCCCCGTTACAGGGCCATAGGCGTGGCGGAAGTCGATTAGCCCAAACAACAGAGCGCACCTGCCAGTGCGCTCTGTCTATGATCACAAGCTATGTTTAGCATTAGGTGGCCCTCTATGCAAAACTTAAGTAATCTTCAACTTGGGGAGTATCATCTAGCTGAGCAGATCGGCCAAGGCGGCATGGCGGTTGTCTACAAGGCTGAACATCCACAGTTTGGCACAACCGCGTTCAAAGTCTTGCCGTCGATGCTGATCCACGTCGGTGAATTATTAACCCGCTTCCTCAACGAGGCCGATGCCGTGCGGATTTTACATCACCCGCATATTGTCCAATCGTATGAGACCGGGGCTGTACCCCACCCCCAATTAGACGAGGAGGTCTATTTTATTGCGCTCGAATATATCGAAAATGGTTCGTTGTTGGAGCGCATGATCGCTAGCTCGCTCGCCGTCGAAGATGTGATCAAGATGGGCATCGATATTGGCTATGCCTTGGAATATGCCCATAGCAAAGGGATTATTCACCGCGATATCAAGCCCAGCAATATCTTGTTTCGCAACAATGGTCAAGCTGTTTTGGCCGATTTTGGCATCGCCAGCACGGCCCAATATATTCGGCTGACCAAAACGGGCAATGTAACAGGCACAATCGCCTACATGGCCCCAGAAATTATGCAAGAAGTGCCAGCCTCGCCGCGCTCTGACCTCTACTCATTGGCCTTAGTGCTCTATGAAACGTTGACCAACTCACGGCCTTTTGGCACGGATACGGCTTCACCGCAGTTGG
This genomic interval carries:
- a CDS encoding serine/threonine-protein kinase: MQNLSNLQLGEYHLAEQIGQGGMAVVYKAEHPQFGTTAFKVLPSMLIHVGELLTRFLNEADAVRILHHPHIVQSYETGAVPHPQLDEEVYFIALEYIENGSLLERMIASSLAVEDVIKMGIDIGYALEYAHSKGIIHRDIKPSNILFRNNGQAVLADFGIASTAQYIRLTKTGNVTGTIAYMAPEIMQEVPASPRSDLYSLALVLYETLTNSRPFGTDTASPQLVQKILQEQIPPLQNVVPNISPAIAQVIEQALAKHPSQRQTSVGEFVSQLQHALQRRTPSQFTIPLPEPSEDLLADQFTKPQQRKPKAKPIEVNRPNAAASSTLGIQASNDLASSSRAKFTTTLQFVLIAVVTFFLVLGIFFIFK